Proteins encoded in a region of the Paenibacillus sp. E222 genome:
- a CDS encoding ATP-binding cassette domain-containing protein, translating into MSILVSCDKLNKKYGRTYALRDLDIQLEENVIYGLLGRNGAGKTTLLNIIAGGLFANDGTIEIRGKKLGKGALPEDCCFVRENNKLFGGARLIEILQFAANFYPNWDWTFAHKLLQTFELDPNRKIKQLSRGTESLVGNIIGLSSRSSLTLFDEPLLGLDVLMRERFYKELLEDYANHPRTILLSTHLIDEIAPIAERVYIIDEGSLLLHDEMNRIRMAAYLIRGNSDAVALFTKGKRVLHTESYGHGKLAAIYEKFNDEDRLQARKLDITIENLTLQKFFSYLIEGGR; encoded by the coding sequence GTGAGCATCTTGGTGAGTTGCGACAAATTGAATAAGAAATATGGTCGAACCTACGCATTACGGGATCTGGATATACAGCTCGAGGAAAACGTTATTTATGGCTTGCTCGGACGAAACGGCGCAGGCAAAACAACCTTGCTAAACATCATAGCAGGTGGACTCTTCGCGAATGACGGCACCATTGAGATAAGAGGTAAAAAGTTGGGTAAAGGAGCCCTACCGGAAGATTGCTGTTTCGTACGGGAGAATAACAAGCTATTTGGCGGAGCTCGATTGATTGAGATTTTGCAGTTCGCTGCAAATTTCTATCCCAATTGGGACTGGACGTTTGCTCATAAGCTTCTTCAAACGTTTGAGCTTGATCCCAACAGAAAAATCAAACAACTCTCAAGAGGCACAGAATCACTCGTAGGAAACATCATCGGTCTGTCTAGCCGATCGTCGTTGACATTATTTGACGAACCGTTGCTTGGACTTGATGTATTGATGCGGGAAAGGTTTTACAAGGAGCTTTTGGAGGATTACGCCAATCATCCTCGTACGATTTTACTTTCTACGCATTTGATTGATGAAATCGCCCCAATCGCAGAAAGAGTCTATATCATTGATGAGGGCTCTCTCCTGCTTCATGACGAGATGAATCGGATACGGATGGCAGCTTATTTGATTCGTGGAAATTCAGATGCCGTAGCTTTGTTCACAAAAGGAAAGCGAGTATTACATACAGAATCTTACGGCCACGGAAAGCTTGCCGCCATCTACGAAAAATTTAACGATGAGGACAGGCTTCAGGCACGCAAACTAGACATAACTATTGAAAATTTGACGCTTCAGAAGTTTTTTTCGTATTTGATCGAAGGAGGTCGTTAA
- a CDS encoding GTP cyclohydrolase II produces MINSHIIQLLAPKIQTFPSGKEFIYLVGPIKLPVNLDGETHTFQWYSWMKSEKVMESRELIESLATAELAERQQSSVLVYGEFAEAQEALIRMHSICHTGDIFGSKRCDCGFQLEQSMKMIAAHGAGALFYLANHEGRGIGLFSKAMAYLLQEEGLDTVDANLQLGFTDDARNYDDAIAVLRALRTAPVTLITNNPRKLAALQEAGLNVGGRVPLWGDRSSFNEKYLQTKVSRSGHLAENDAWAGEETLLPHAQA; encoded by the coding sequence ATGATTAATTCACATATTATTCAACTGCTTGCCCCCAAAATTCAGACTTTTCCGAGTGGAAAAGAATTCATTTATCTCGTTGGGCCGATTAAACTCCCAGTGAATCTGGATGGAGAGACACATACCTTCCAGTGGTACAGCTGGATGAAATCGGAGAAAGTCATGGAAAGCCGCGAGTTGATTGAATCTCTCGCTACTGCCGAACTGGCTGAACGTCAGCAATCCAGCGTATTGGTGTACGGTGAGTTTGCCGAAGCACAGGAAGCGCTGATTCGGATGCACAGCATCTGTCATACAGGCGACATCTTTGGTAGCAAACGCTGTGACTGCGGTTTCCAACTCGAGCAATCGATGAAGATGATTGCTGCCCATGGAGCAGGTGCACTCTTCTATCTGGCGAACCATGAGGGTCGTGGCATCGGTCTGTTCAGCAAAGCGATGGCGTACCTGCTGCAAGAGGAAGGTCTGGATACCGTTGACGCGAACCTGCAACTTGGGTTCACAGACGATGCGCGTAATTATGATGATGCCATTGCCGTATTGCGTGCGCTTCGTACAGCACCCGTTACATTGATCACCAACAATCCACGCAAGCTCGCTGCTTTGCAGGAAGCGGGACTGAATGTGGGTGGACGTGTGCCACTGTGGGGAGATCGCTCGTCCTTCAACGAAAAATATTTGCAGACCAAAGTGAGCCGTTCCGGTCACTTGGCAGAAAATGATGCATGGGCTGGTGAAGAGACCTTGCTTCCGCATGCCCAAGCCTAA
- a CDS encoding GntR family transcriptional regulator, which produces MSVTFDEKQPIFQQVADIIEDDILNGTYREDEQILSVAQFSQLFQINPATVVKGIGLLVNEEILYKKRGLGMYVSSDAKQKIKNKRRNRFYKELLSNLICEADKLELATEDIIEMIKQLRKE; this is translated from the coding sequence ATGAGCGTCACTTTCGACGAAAAGCAGCCAATTTTTCAACAAGTAGCAGATATCATTGAGGACGATATTCTCAACGGAACTTACCGAGAGGACGAGCAAATTCTTTCCGTTGCTCAGTTTTCTCAGCTCTTTCAAATCAATCCAGCGACTGTTGTGAAGGGAATTGGCCTGCTCGTAAATGAAGAAATATTGTATAAAAAAAGAGGGCTTGGCATGTATGTCTCGTCTGATGCCAAACAAAAGATTAAGAATAAGCGAAGAAATCGTTTTTATAAGGAATTGCTGTCCAATCTCATTTGTGAAGCTGACAAACTTGAACTGGCAACCGAGGATATCATTGAGATGATTAAACAATTAAGGAAGGAATGA
- a CDS encoding carbohydrate ABC transporter permease has translation MWEHRALYVAISPFYILFAVFGLFPIGFSLYLAFHKWDGIGVMTYNGLNNFKYMLTDAEFWQAVGNTFMIWIYSTIPMLFFALIIAFLLHAPFVKFRTLFRVGYFLPNVTSIVAVAIIFGALFANNYGFLNYLLQSVGLPVVEWLNAPWGIKVAISSMVVWRWTGYNAVIYLAGLQSIPQTLYEAAKIDGASGIQSFFRITIPMLRPVILFTVITSTIGGMQLFTEPQILVGNDGGAGAAGMTIVLYLYRESFINNYFGYGAAVGWGMFLIIALFSIVNWKLVQGKSS, from the coding sequence ATGTGGGAACATCGTGCACTCTATGTGGCGATCTCCCCGTTTTACATTCTGTTTGCCGTGTTTGGACTGTTTCCGATCGGCTTTTCCTTATATCTGGCCTTCCACAAATGGGATGGCATTGGTGTGATGACCTATAACGGACTAAACAACTTTAAATATATGCTGACTGACGCTGAATTCTGGCAAGCGGTGGGCAACACGTTCATGATCTGGATCTATTCCACCATCCCCATGTTGTTCTTTGCCCTGATCATTGCGTTTTTACTGCATGCCCCTTTTGTGAAGTTCCGTACGCTGTTTCGGGTGGGGTATTTCCTGCCGAACGTGACGTCCATCGTAGCCGTCGCCATTATCTTCGGTGCCTTGTTTGCTAACAATTATGGCTTCCTCAACTATCTGCTCCAGTCCGTCGGGCTACCAGTGGTGGAATGGCTGAATGCACCATGGGGCATCAAAGTGGCGATCTCCTCCATGGTGGTCTGGCGCTGGACAGGATACAACGCAGTCATCTATCTGGCCGGACTTCAAAGCATCCCGCAGACATTGTACGAGGCAGCCAAGATTGACGGTGCATCCGGAATACAGTCCTTTTTCCGAATTACAATTCCGATGCTGCGTCCCGTCATTCTGTTCACTGTGATCACATCGACGATCGGCGGCATGCAGCTATTTACCGAGCCACAAATTCTCGTGGGTAACGATGGCGGCGCAGGTGCAGCCGGGATGACCATTGTATTGTACCTTTACCGCGAATCATTCATTAACAACTATTTTGGCTACGGTGCTGCGGTTGGTTGGGGCATGTTCCTCATTATCGCCCTGTTCTCGATTGTGAACTGGAAGCTTGTTCAAGGCAAGTCATCCTGA
- a CDS encoding ArsR/SmtB family transcription factor — MKEIVEYATVIDMKTPTIPMASELNLTAVCNALGDPVRMKIAHCLASSGEKNCSAFEVDHISKSTLSHHIKILREAGLIRPRIEGKQHFYSLRKEDLSTRFPGLVELILNTTEEYVH; from the coding sequence TTGAAAGAGATTGTCGAATATGCTACCGTCATAGATATGAAAACTCCCACGATACCTATGGCTTCGGAATTGAATTTGACCGCGGTCTGCAACGCACTGGGCGATCCGGTACGGATGAAAATTGCACACTGTCTGGCCAGCTCTGGCGAGAAAAACTGTTCCGCCTTCGAAGTAGACCATATTTCCAAGTCAACGTTGTCTCATCACATCAAAATCTTACGTGAAGCAGGCCTTATCCGGCCTCGCATTGAAGGTAAACAGCACTTTTATTCTCTGCGAAAGGAAGACTTGAGCACCCGTTTCCCCGGTCTCGTTGAACTGATTCTGAATACAACCGAGGAATATGTACATTAA
- a CDS encoding carbohydrate ABC transporter permease: MTSKSLKSLVLYIGLIGGMLISMFPFYWLIVMSTRTTSDIYKFPPQLWFGGELWNNISRVLQQIDFWGAFMNTLFVSGLVTVLVLFFDSLAGFAFAKFEFPGKKWLFVLLLATMMVPSQLSLVPSFVLMATFGWVGSFKALIIPGMVNAFGIFWIRQYATESIPNDLLDAGRIDGCNFFRLYWNVALPILRPAFAFLGAFTFIGVWNDYLWPLIVLTDARKYTLQIALSQLNGLYNTDYAMVIAGTLLAVIPLIVMFLFISRQFISDIAAGAVKD; encoded by the coding sequence ATGACGTCCAAATCTCTCAAATCGCTGGTGTTGTATATCGGTCTTATCGGGGGCATGCTTATTTCCATGTTCCCGTTCTATTGGCTGATTGTCATGTCTACCCGGACGACGTCCGACATTTATAAGTTCCCACCTCAGCTCTGGTTCGGGGGCGAACTGTGGAACAATATCAGTCGGGTGCTTCAGCAGATTGATTTCTGGGGCGCATTTATGAATACGTTGTTTGTGTCGGGCCTGGTGACGGTACTGGTGCTGTTTTTTGACTCACTGGCAGGGTTTGCGTTTGCGAAGTTTGAATTCCCGGGTAAAAAATGGCTCTTCGTCCTGCTGCTCGCCACCATGATGGTGCCTTCCCAGCTGTCGCTGGTTCCTTCCTTCGTGCTTATGGCGACGTTCGGATGGGTCGGTTCCTTCAAAGCCCTCATTATTCCGGGCATGGTGAACGCCTTCGGCATCTTCTGGATTCGCCAATATGCCACGGAGTCTATACCGAATGACCTGCTGGATGCCGGACGAATCGATGGCTGTAATTTTTTCCGGCTCTATTGGAACGTGGCATTGCCTATTCTGCGACCTGCGTTTGCTTTCCTCGGTGCGTTCACGTTTATTGGCGTATGGAATGATTATCTCTGGCCCCTGATCGTCCTGACGGATGCGCGAAAGTATACGCTGCAGATTGCGCTGTCTCAATTAAACGGACTGTACAATACGGACTACGCGATGGTTATCGCCGGTACTCTGCTGGCAGTAATTCCGCTGATTGTGATGTTCCTGTTCATCAGCCGCCAGTTTATCTCCGATATTGCCGCAGGAGCTGTAAAGGATTAG
- the gntK gene encoding gluconokinase, translating to MASSPYMIGVDIGTTSTKAVLFEENGTIVAQGGADYPLYTPTPAIAEQDAEDIFKAVVESVKQATSKAGIKPDEILFVSFSSAMHSILPVDEHGKPLMRAMTWADNRSAEWTEALKTEMNGHEIYSRTGTPIHPMSPLTKIMWLTRDEPELFKQTHKFISMKEYVFYKLFSEYVIDHSMASATGMMNLEKLDWDEEALHVAGITPDHLSRLVPTTHVLKKGLNPEYAKQMGIADTTPFVIGASDGVLSNLGVNAIDPGVVAVTIGTSGAIRTVVDKPVTDPKGRFFCYALTEDAWVIGGPVNNGGVIFRWIRDEFAASEVETAKRLGIDPYEVLTRVAENVPPGSEGLLFHPYMTGERAPLWNPNARGSFFGLTLHHKKEHMIRAALEGVLFNLYTVMLAIEEKIGRPKKIQATGGFARSELWRQMMADIFDQDVIIPESIESSCLGAAVLGLYALGRIDSLSAVSGMIGSTHRHQPDPNSVRIYRELLPIFIRISRKFEEEYADIAAFQNKTMQK from the coding sequence ATGGCTTCTTCACCCTATATGATCGGCGTAGATATCGGCACCACCTCCACCAAGGCCGTCCTGTTTGAAGAGAACGGGACGATTGTGGCTCAAGGCGGTGCCGATTACCCGCTGTATACCCCTACTCCTGCGATTGCAGAGCAGGATGCAGAAGATATTTTCAAAGCGGTCGTAGAATCGGTTAAACAAGCGACCTCCAAGGCGGGCATCAAACCGGATGAAATCCTGTTCGTCTCGTTCAGTTCGGCCATGCACAGCATTCTGCCTGTTGATGAACATGGCAAACCACTAATGCGGGCGATGACTTGGGCAGACAATCGCAGTGCCGAGTGGACGGAAGCGCTCAAAACCGAAATGAACGGTCACGAGATCTATTCGAGAACCGGTACACCGATTCATCCAATGTCACCTCTGACCAAAATCATGTGGCTGACGCGCGATGAACCGGAACTGTTCAAACAGACGCATAAATTTATTTCAATGAAAGAATACGTCTTTTATAAATTGTTCTCCGAGTATGTGATTGACCACTCCATGGCCTCTGCCACGGGAATGATGAATCTCGAAAAGCTCGACTGGGACGAGGAAGCTCTTCATGTCGCAGGCATCACCCCGGATCATCTGTCCCGCCTTGTGCCGACGACACATGTACTCAAGAAAGGTTTGAATCCGGAGTATGCCAAGCAGATGGGTATTGCGGATACGACGCCATTTGTCATCGGGGCAAGTGACGGCGTGCTCTCCAATCTGGGTGTTAACGCCATTGATCCAGGCGTTGTGGCCGTTACGATCGGGACCAGCGGAGCGATTCGTACCGTCGTGGACAAGCCGGTCACTGATCCGAAAGGACGCTTCTTCTGTTATGCGCTCACGGAGGATGCGTGGGTGATTGGCGGTCCAGTCAACAATGGCGGAGTCATTTTCCGCTGGATACGGGATGAATTTGCAGCGTCCGAGGTAGAAACAGCGAAACGACTCGGGATTGATCCGTATGAAGTATTGACCCGTGTCGCCGAAAATGTACCCCCAGGCTCGGAAGGCCTGCTGTTCCATCCGTACATGACCGGTGAGCGGGCTCCACTATGGAATCCGAATGCACGCGGCTCATTTTTTGGCCTGACGCTGCATCACAAGAAGGAGCATATGATTCGCGCTGCTCTTGAGGGTGTCTTGTTTAACCTGTATACCGTCATGCTGGCAATTGAAGAGAAAATCGGGCGCCCCAAAAAAATTCAGGCTACGGGCGGCTTCGCCCGTTCCGAGCTATGGCGGCAGATGATGGCTGATATTTTCGATCAGGATGTTATCATTCCCGAAAGTATCGAGAGCTCCTGCCTCGGGGCAGCTGTGTTGGGGCTATATGCCCTTGGCCGCATCGATTCCCTCAGTGCCGTCTCCGGCATGATTGGATCAACGCATCGGCATCAGCCAGACCCGAATAGCGTTCGCATCTATCGCGAACTCCTGCCGATCTTCATCCGCATCTCCCGCAAGTTTGAAGAGGAGTATGCTGATATCGCTGCATTTCAGAATAAAACGATGCAGAAGTGA
- a CDS encoding nuclear transport factor 2 family protein — translation MTTLLNNYFRLFDASRTDERAMQDLLSLFTPDAEIVLNGTSRTGFDGFMKAFYEYNKDVKHMWDGWVLQTDGSYQTNWAVCGQAGDGTVYAKTGIDIARVNEAGQIVYLENVQADKDAFSKYNQ, via the coding sequence ATGACTACCTTGTTAAACAACTATTTCCGTTTATTTGACGCTTCCCGTACAGACGAACGTGCGATGCAGGATCTGTTGTCCCTGTTTACACCGGATGCCGAGATTGTGCTGAACGGCACCAGCAGAACAGGATTCGATGGTTTTATGAAGGCTTTCTACGAGTACAATAAGGACGTAAAACATATGTGGGACGGGTGGGTGCTACAGACTGACGGCAGCTACCAAACGAACTGGGCGGTATGCGGACAAGCGGGGGACGGAACGGTGTATGCCAAAACAGGCATCGATATCGCTCGTGTGAACGAGGCGGGGCAGATAGTATATTTGGAAAATGTGCAGGCAGACAAGGATGCATTCAGTAAATATAACCAGTAA
- a CDS encoding ABC transporter permease codes for MKLFKKLIRDIKQSIGQFLAFVLVITIGAFFYTGLVTLSDNLSSYSKNYFQTHNLSDLNVYYDQVSKQDMSKLSGIEGIKKVEGRYTFDATQSFGDTKATLKIHSIPEINSINTPTIIEGNIPSRQDQILLDSHYAKEHQYRVGDQMKLSVNNENVVFTISGLGENVEYAKKNETQDHKTSGFAYMAEAGIPRIAGNLYYNEVLIDAEEGYDIDRLGQNVEAQSQQLSYVSQISKERTFNYSQLQQTVYNNKLMSKVIPLVLFIIEAIILFLTMSRIIDSQRNQVGIMKALGVKNSSIMLHYMGFPILVGIIGSILGCIISAIIFVPMIEASNARSYSLPNITFSLSPFSIIMPILFSSAFGMLACYLSGIGILREHAAQAMRPKPPKKMKKLLIEQLPKIWGRIPYSNKLILRNIFLNKQKAIASSVGVVVSTVLLITAFGTQTSLQRVADQIEEVNTYDLKVEYTSGAELEKVELPTGIESSYYQSTFPVEFTKGDEHENATLTVTEKDNTLIQFFDEKDNPMTLMDNGVLVPKSYADHYKVAIGDTIRIRFTDPSFANKTVDMKVAQISNQYSNPSFFCSIAYLESFGIDYNPTTILVKASNATDLTNVRQFFEQDNLVDTIADKDDLKKSAQFIMKQNSFIFIMFIISAVILSFGAIYTISSINIYERNRELATLKVLGYQKYKINRLIFSENMILTTFAVIIALPISVYMYSIIIEALSSTHQQIPDQINILVMLVSIMIAFLLTTLSNLMLQRKVSRINMIESLKSLE; via the coding sequence ATGAAATTATTCAAAAAATTGATAAGGGATATCAAGCAATCCATCGGTCAATTTCTGGCCTTTGTGTTGGTTATCACCATAGGCGCTTTTTTCTACACGGGGCTGGTAACGTTAAGTGATAACCTTAGCTCTTATTCAAAGAATTACTTTCAAACTCATAATTTAAGTGACTTAAACGTTTACTACGACCAAGTATCCAAGCAGGATATGTCGAAGTTGAGTGGAATTGAAGGGATAAAGAAGGTGGAGGGACGGTATACCTTTGATGCGACGCAATCATTTGGCGATACGAAAGCAACTTTAAAGATCCACTCCATCCCCGAAATCAATAGCATTAATACGCCTACTATAATTGAGGGCAACATTCCGTCTCGCCAGGATCAAATCTTGCTTGATTCCCATTACGCCAAGGAGCACCAGTACAGAGTCGGGGATCAAATGAAGTTAAGCGTCAATAACGAGAATGTGGTATTCACCATTAGCGGCTTGGGCGAAAATGTGGAATATGCCAAAAAGAACGAAACCCAGGATCATAAAACTTCGGGATTTGCATATATGGCTGAAGCGGGAATTCCTCGAATCGCAGGTAACCTTTATTATAATGAGGTTTTGATTGACGCTGAAGAAGGGTACGATATAGACCGATTAGGCCAAAATGTTGAAGCGCAGTCTCAACAACTTTCTTATGTAAGTCAAATAAGTAAAGAGCGAACATTCAATTACTCGCAGCTTCAACAAACAGTCTATAACAATAAATTGATGAGCAAGGTTATTCCGCTGGTTCTCTTTATCATCGAAGCGATCATTCTCTTCCTAACCATGTCTCGAATCATCGATTCGCAAAGGAACCAGGTAGGAATTATGAAGGCATTAGGCGTGAAGAACAGCAGCATTATGCTCCATTACATGGGGTTCCCGATACTTGTCGGTATTATAGGTTCCATTCTTGGTTGTATCATTTCGGCAATCATATTTGTTCCAATGATTGAGGCTTCAAATGCTAGATCCTACTCGTTGCCGAACATAACATTCTCCTTATCCCCCTTCTCGATCATTATGCCTATCCTGTTTTCAAGTGCATTCGGCATGCTTGCATGTTACTTGAGCGGCATAGGTATCCTTCGAGAACATGCAGCACAGGCGATGAGGCCTAAACCGCCGAAGAAGATGAAAAAACTGCTCATTGAACAGCTTCCGAAAATTTGGGGACGTATTCCCTATAGCAATAAACTCATTTTGAGAAACATCTTTCTTAATAAGCAAAAGGCGATAGCAAGTTCCGTTGGCGTTGTGGTGAGCACAGTGTTGTTGATCACTGCGTTCGGGACACAAACGTCCTTACAAAGGGTCGCCGACCAGATCGAAGAGGTGAATACCTATGATCTGAAGGTTGAATACACGAGTGGGGCAGAGCTAGAAAAGGTGGAATTACCCACTGGGATTGAAAGCAGTTATTATCAATCAACCTTTCCTGTGGAGTTTACCAAGGGCGATGAACATGAGAATGCCACGTTGACCGTTACGGAGAAGGACAATACTCTTATCCAATTTTTCGACGAAAAAGATAATCCCATGACACTCATGGACAATGGTGTGCTGGTACCAAAATCATATGCGGATCACTATAAGGTTGCGATAGGGGATACGATCCGAATTCGATTCACTGATCCTTCGTTTGCGAATAAAACGGTCGATATGAAGGTTGCACAAATATCCAATCAGTATTCCAATCCATCTTTCTTTTGCTCGATAGCGTATCTGGAGAGTTTTGGGATCGATTACAACCCAACCACAATTCTAGTGAAAGCTAGCAATGCCACAGACCTTACTAACGTACGACAGTTCTTTGAGCAAGACAATCTGGTAGATACAATCGCGGACAAGGATGATTTGAAAAAATCTGCACAATTTATTATGAAGCAAAATAGTTTTATCTTCATTATGTTTATCATTAGTGCTGTTATTCTTTCGTTTGGCGCCATCTACACCATATCCTCCATCAACATTTACGAAAGGAATCGTGAGCTGGCTACTCTTAAGGTACTGGGTTATCAAAAATATAAAATAAATCGACTTATCTTTTCCGAGAATATGATACTCACCACCTTTGCGGTCATTATAGCTCTGCCGATTAGCGTATACATGTATTCGATTATTATTGAGGCGTTGTCGAGTACCCATCAACAAATCCCAGATCAAATAAATATTTTGGTTATGCTGGTATCAATCATGATTGCATTTTTACTTACAACGCTCTCTAACTTGATGCTTCAGAGAAAGGTCTCTCGAATTAATATGATTGAATCGTTAAAAAGTTTAGAATAA
- a CDS encoding ABC transporter substrate-binding protein has protein sequence MIRRKRTCWTAILLVCVMLVSGCSIWPGQNDSSSNKKVTLTLWYWNRSIDDKLIAKAKEKFPNIELTAQKIGGDFKAKLKTTLAARSGEPDIVALNDWIMELFPSEDRFYNLYDLGAGDVEDQYLAWKWKQGVTPDGQMIGFPMDTGPTALFYRADLFKEAGLPSEPEEVARQINNWNAYSAAGEKIKEKFGGKVFLTDNIGTVYNQELSQGTERYFRPDGSFIGMDSPLVKQSWDTAVSFKQKGLLANADGWTPGWNAAMNNGEIASFVGAVWMKQVLQEAAPDTSGKWRVTRAPGGDGNNGGSFLSILKSSKHPKEAFEVIQWLQSPDNQLEQYKTLNLFPSAPGVFDTPAIKEEEPFFGGQATGPVFAESAQHVPEAFFGERYPSVHNIITRRLNDIAKQNANPEQVWPDTVHRVERELQR, from the coding sequence ATGATCCGCCGGAAAAGAACATGCTGGACAGCCATTCTGCTAGTCTGTGTCATGCTGGTGAGCGGATGCTCCATCTGGCCGGGACAGAACGATTCATCGAGCAACAAAAAGGTAACGCTTACATTATGGTACTGGAATCGTTCCATCGATGATAAGCTGATTGCCAAGGCCAAGGAAAAGTTCCCCAATATTGAACTGACCGCCCAGAAAATCGGTGGTGATTTCAAGGCAAAACTCAAAACGACACTCGCTGCGCGCTCAGGTGAGCCCGACATTGTCGCATTGAACGATTGGATCATGGAGCTCTTTCCCAGCGAGGACCGTTTCTATAATCTGTATGATCTCGGCGCAGGTGACGTCGAAGACCAATACCTGGCGTGGAAATGGAAACAAGGCGTTACACCGGACGGACAGATGATCGGCTTCCCCATGGATACGGGACCGACAGCCCTCTTCTACCGTGCAGATCTGTTTAAGGAAGCCGGATTGCCTTCCGAGCCTGAAGAAGTGGCTCGTCAGATCAACAACTGGAATGCCTATTCTGCTGCAGGAGAAAAGATCAAGGAAAAGTTCGGAGGCAAGGTTTTTCTAACCGACAATATTGGAACCGTTTACAATCAAGAGTTATCCCAAGGAACCGAACGGTATTTCCGTCCTGACGGCTCGTTTATCGGCATGGATTCTCCACTCGTCAAGCAGAGCTGGGATACCGCCGTATCCTTCAAGCAAAAAGGGCTGCTTGCTAATGCAGACGGCTGGACCCCGGGCTGGAACGCAGCGATGAATAATGGTGAGATCGCTTCCTTTGTGGGGGCGGTCTGGATGAAGCAGGTACTGCAGGAAGCCGCGCCGGATACATCTGGCAAGTGGCGAGTCACTCGCGCTCCTGGTGGAGACGGCAATAACGGTGGATCATTTCTGTCCATTTTGAAGTCGAGCAAACACCCAAAAGAAGCGTTCGAAGTCATTCAGTGGCTGCAAAGCCCGGATAACCAGCTTGAACAATATAAAACGTTGAACCTGTTTCCTTCGGCACCTGGTGTGTTTGATACACCGGCGATAAAAGAAGAAGAACCCTTCTTCGGCGGGCAGGCAACAGGACCTGTATTTGCCGAATCGGCACAGCATGTGCCAGAGGCTTTCTTTGGCGAACGATACCCTTCGGTACACAACATCATTACTCGGCGGCTGAATGATATTGCGAAGCAAAATGCCAACCCGGAGCAGGTCTGGCCTGATACGGTTCACCGTGTTGAGCGGGAGTTACAGCGTTAA
- a CDS encoding ABC transporter ATP-binding protein yields the protein MKTLIEFKSVTKEYKIGEVPIKALNGVDFTINEGEFVVVLGASGAGKSTILNILGGMDTATSGKVTVGDKDITSFNEKKLTGYRAEKVGFVFQFYNLIPNLNALENVEFATEVCKDHLDAKEILNKVGLKNRIKNFPSQLSGGEQQRVAIARAVAKNPLLLLCDEPTGALDYVTGKSVLKLLQDLNTETKKCVVLVTHNSAIVPMADKIIRVKSGKIESVTVNEHKQSVEGIEW from the coding sequence ATGAAAACATTAATCGAATTTAAAAGCGTAACGAAAGAATACAAAATTGGTGAAGTGCCGATCAAAGCGCTGAACGGTGTTGACTTTACCATTAACGAGGGTGAATTCGTTGTTGTTCTAGGTGCAAGCGGAGCCGGTAAAAGCACGATTCTCAATATACTTGGTGGCATGGATACAGCAACCTCGGGTAAAGTGACTGTTGGCGATAAGGATATTACTAGCTTCAACGAAAAGAAGCTTACGGGATATCGCGCCGAGAAGGTAGGTTTTGTCTTTCAATTCTATAACTTAATCCCCAATTTGAATGCCTTAGAGAACGTTGAATTCGCCACTGAAGTATGCAAAGACCATTTGGATGCCAAAGAGATATTAAATAAAGTCGGCTTGAAGAATCGGATAAAAAACTTCCCGTCTCAGCTCTCCGGAGGAGAACAGCAGCGAGTTGCAATAGCACGTGCTGTTGCAAAGAACCCTCTGCTATTGCTATGCGATGAGCCCACTGGTGCGTTGGATTATGTAACTGGCAAGTCGGTTTTGAAGCTGCTTCAGGATTTGAATACGGAAACGAAAAAATGTGTTGTGCTGGTCACGCATAACTCTGCGATTGTGCCGATGGCGGATAAAATCATTCGGGTGAAAAGCGGAAAAATTGAAAGCGTAACGGTCAATGAGCATAAACAAAGCGTTGAAGGGATTGAGTGGTGA